In Brevundimonas sp. SGAir0440, one DNA window encodes the following:
- a CDS encoding dipeptidase, translated as MIRRLVSVAVASLALGGAVQAQDADEARVMEILKTTPLIDGHNDLPWALRQQYGNDVYAIDLTKNLAASTKLHTDIARLRAGGVGGQFWSVYVPASLTPLEAVEETFEQIDTAKRIIAAHPDTFGLATTADEVDAVFRSGRIASLIGMEGGYSIDDSLALLREFYRAGARYMTLTHSKTTTWADSATDAPKWGGLSPFGEAVVKEMNRLGMMVDLSHVSEETMLDAMRVSDAPVIFSHSSARAVTDHPRNVPDRVLRMMPHDGGIVMINLAPGFVSEAVRAWNGAKAGEEARLKTLNPGDPGAVEAGLTAWTAANPTPQATLADVVAHIQHVREVAGIDHVGLGADFDGIGSLPEGMGGVDAYPRILAALMAAGWTEADIRKIAGENLLRVMRSVEAVAASKSGERPSMARPEPASAQN; from the coding sequence ATGATCCGTCGTCTCGTCTCCGTCGCCGTCGCCTCGCTCGCGCTGGGAGGGGCGGTCCAGGCCCAGGACGCCGACGAGGCGCGAGTGATGGAGATCTTGAAGACCACGCCCCTGATCGACGGGCACAACGACCTGCCGTGGGCGTTGCGACAGCAATACGGAAACGACGTTTACGCCATTGATCTGACGAAGAATCTGGCGGCGTCGACCAAACTGCATACCGACATCGCGCGCCTGCGGGCCGGCGGCGTCGGAGGGCAGTTCTGGTCCGTCTATGTGCCCGCCAGCCTGACGCCGTTGGAGGCGGTGGAGGAAACCTTTGAGCAGATCGATACGGCCAAACGCATCATCGCCGCCCATCCCGACACCTTCGGCCTGGCGACCACGGCGGACGAGGTGGATGCGGTGTTCAGATCGGGCCGGATCGCCAGCCTGATCGGGATGGAGGGCGGCTATTCGATCGACGATTCCCTGGCCCTGCTGCGGGAATTCTACCGGGCCGGCGCACGCTACATGACCCTGACCCACTCCAAGACCACGACCTGGGCCGACAGCGCGACGGACGCGCCGAAATGGGGCGGGCTCAGCCCGTTCGGGGAAGCGGTGGTCAAGGAGATGAACCGGCTGGGCATGATGGTCGACCTCAGCCACGTCTCCGAGGAGACGATGCTGGACGCCATGCGCGTGTCCGATGCGCCGGTGATCTTCTCACATTCGTCGGCGCGGGCGGTCACGGATCATCCGCGTAACGTGCCGGATCGGGTGCTGCGGATGATGCCGCACGACGGCGGCATCGTGATGATTAACCTGGCCCCCGGCTTCGTGTCCGAGGCGGTGCGGGCCTGGAACGGGGCCAAGGCGGGCGAGGAGGCGCGGCTGAAGACCCTGAACCCCGGTGATCCTGGCGCGGTCGAGGCCGGGCTGACGGCCTGGACCGCCGCCAATCCGACGCCTCAGGCGACCTTGGCCGACGTGGTGGCGCATATTCAGCACGTGCGCGAAGTGGCGGGCATCGATCATGTCGGCCTGGGCGCCGACTTCGACGGCATCGGCAGCCTGCCGGAAGGCATGGGCGGGGTGGACGCCTATCCGCGCATCCTGGCGGCCCTGATGGCGGCGGGCTGGACCGAGGCCGACATCCGCAAGATCGCCGGCGAGAATCTGCTGCGGGTCATGCGGTCGGTCGAGGCCGTCGCGGCGTCAAAGTCCGGCGAACGCCCGTCGATGGCGCGGCCGGAGCCCGCTTCGGCTCAGAACTGA
- a CDS encoding cytochrome b N-terminal domain-containing protein produces the protein MSDHESTYVPKTGVEKWLDTRLPIIRFGADYMSLPTPRNLNYWWTFGGILALCLMTQIVTGIVLAMHYTPNVDLAFASVERIMRDVNGGWLIRYVHANGASMFFIAVYLHMLRGLYYGSYKAPREMIWIIGCVIFFLMIATAFLGYVLPWGQMSFWGAEVITNLIGAIPVLGEPILIWLRGGPAIDNATLNRFFSLHYLLPFAILGCVVLHLWALHSAGQNNPVGILIPKDREKKDTLPFHPYFTVKDGFAIILFLILFAIFVFYQPNALGHADNYIPANPLQTPAHIVPEWYMLPFYAILRAIPDKFGGVVAMFSAIGVLFVLPWLDTSKVRSMRYRPTMRTFFIIFLVVGVGLGWCGGQLPDAPVIGSFKTFTLIDGDLNSYLWLTRVFTLYYFVFFLIIMPLVGLKEQPLPIPATISEPVLTGAGAVEHKV, from the coding sequence ATGAGCGATCACGAGAGCACCTACGTCCCGAAGACGGGCGTCGAGAAGTGGCTGGACACCCGGCTGCCGATCATCCGTTTCGGCGCGGACTACATGTCCCTGCCGACGCCGCGGAACCTGAACTACTGGTGGACCTTCGGCGGCATCCTGGCCCTGTGCCTGATGACGCAGATCGTCACCGGCATCGTCCTGGCTATGCACTATACGCCGAACGTCGACCTGGCCTTCGCCTCGGTCGAGCGCATCATGCGCGACGTCAACGGCGGCTGGCTGATCCGCTATGTCCACGCCAACGGCGCGTCGATGTTCTTCATCGCCGTCTATCTGCACATGCTGCGCGGCCTCTACTACGGCTCGTACAAGGCGCCGCGCGAGATGATCTGGATCATCGGCTGCGTGATCTTCTTCCTGATGATCGCCACCGCCTTCCTGGGCTACGTCCTGCCGTGGGGCCAGATGTCGTTCTGGGGCGCGGAAGTCATCACCAACCTGATCGGCGCCATCCCGGTGCTGGGCGAGCCGATCCTGATCTGGCTGCGCGGCGGCCCGGCGATCGACAATGCGACGCTGAACCGCTTCTTCTCGCTGCACTATCTGCTGCCGTTCGCGATCCTGGGCTGCGTCGTGCTGCACCTTTGGGCGCTGCACTCCGCCGGTCAGAACAACCCGGTCGGCATCCTGATCCCGAAGGATCGCGAGAAGAAGGACACGCTGCCGTTCCACCCGTATTTCACGGTCAAGGACGGCTTTGCGATCATCCTGTTCCTGATCCTGTTCGCCATCTTCGTCTTCTATCAGCCGAACGCGCTGGGCCACGCCGACAACTACATCCCGGCCAACCCGCTGCAGACGCCGGCGCACATCGTCCCCGAGTGGTATATGCTGCCCTTCTACGCGATCCTGCGCGCCATCCCGGACAAGTTCGGCGGCGTGGTGGCGATGTTCAGCGCCATCGGCGTGCTGTTCGTCCTGCCCTGGCTGGATACGTCCAAGGTGCGCTCGATGCGCTATCGCCCGACGATGCGGACCTTCTTCATCATCTTCCTGGTGGTGGGCGTGGGCCTGGGCTGGTGCGGTGGTCAGCTGCCTGACGCGCCGGTGATCGGGTCGTTCAAGACCTTCACCCTGATCGACGGCGACCTGAACTCCTACCTGTGGCTGACGCGGGTCTTCACCCTCTACTACTTCGTCTTCTTCCTGATCATCATGCCGTTGGTCGGGTTGAAGGAGCAGCCGCTGCCGATCCCGGCGACGATCTCCGAGCCGGTCCTGACCGGCGCCGGCGCCGTCGAGCACAAGGTCTGA
- the hemF gene encoding oxygen-dependent coproporphyrinogen oxidase has product MSDAVFSDPLDLKKVETRAWFEHLRDRIHAAFEALEDAAPADLFPGEPGRFVRTTWERPEGGGGVMGMMHGRLFEKVGVHVSTVHGAFPADYAKTVPGADVDPRFFATGISLICHPVSPRIPAVHMNTRFIATTKSWFGGGGDLTPVLMADRRQDHPDTVAFHAAMQAACDAHDPTWHAKYKAWCDEYFYLPHRKEPRGTGGVFYDHHDSGDYDRDFAFTRDIGLAFLDVYPRIVAGRMAEPWTAEEREEQLIRRGRYVEFNLLYDRGTMFGLKTGGNVDSILSSMPPVVKWP; this is encoded by the coding sequence ATGAGCGACGCCGTCTTCTCCGATCCGCTTGACCTGAAGAAGGTCGAGACCCGCGCCTGGTTCGAACATCTGCGCGACCGCATCCATGCGGCCTTCGAGGCGCTGGAGGATGCCGCCCCCGCCGACCTGTTCCCCGGCGAGCCCGGTCGCTTCGTCCGCACCACATGGGAACGGCCAGAGGGCGGCGGTGGCGTCATGGGCATGATGCACGGCCGCCTGTTCGAAAAGGTCGGCGTCCACGTCTCGACGGTGCATGGCGCCTTTCCCGCCGACTACGCCAAGACCGTGCCCGGGGCCGACGTCGATCCGCGCTTCTTCGCGACGGGGATCAGCCTGATCTGCCACCCCGTCAGCCCGCGCATCCCCGCCGTTCACATGAACACCCGCTTCATCGCCACGACCAAGAGCTGGTTCGGCGGCGGCGGCGATCTCACGCCTGTGCTGATGGCGGATCGTCGTCAGGATCACCCCGACACCGTGGCCTTCCACGCCGCCATGCAAGCCGCCTGCGACGCCCACGACCCGACCTGGCACGCCAAATACAAGGCCTGGTGCGACGAGTATTTCTACCTGCCCCACCGCAAGGAGCCGCGCGGCACCGGCGGCGTCTTCTACGACCATCACGACAGCGGCGACTATGACCGCGACTTCGCCTTCACCCGCGACATCGGCCTGGCCTTCCTGGACGTCTATCCCCGCATCGTCGCCGGTCGCATGGCCGAGCCCTGGACGGCCGAGGAGCGCGAGGAACAGTTGATCCGCCGGGGCCGCTACGTCGAGTTCAACCTGCTCTACGACCGCGGCACCATGTTCGGCTTGAAGACGGGGGGGAACGTCGACTCGATCCTGTCGTCCATGCCGCCGGTGGTGAAGTGGCCCTAG
- a CDS encoding LysR family transcriptional regulator codes for MTLERLRIFVAVAERDHVTAAARALNLTQSAVSNAIAALEAEHDVRLFDRIGRGVVLNETGRAFLPEAMAVLARAAAAEAALADMSALRRGRLAVFASQTIASYWLPRRLVDFHTAYPGVELAVEIGNTREAARAVLSGAAEIGLVEGAVDEPALSQVQVGSDRLAVLVTPDHPWTTRRRLEAKDLAGQPWVLREVGSGTRSTLEAAVRDMGVDPATLSVSMTLPSNEAVLAAAEAGAGATALSESVAYASVAAGRLVTVPFTLPERPFRLLRHRERYRSRAGDVFVEAMG; via the coding sequence GTGACCTTGGAACGCCTTCGGATCTTCGTCGCCGTCGCCGAGCGTGACCACGTGACGGCGGCGGCGAGGGCCCTGAACCTGACCCAGTCGGCCGTGTCGAACGCCATCGCCGCTCTGGAGGCCGAGCATGACGTGCGGCTGTTCGATCGGATCGGGCGGGGCGTGGTGCTGAATGAAACCGGCCGCGCCTTCCTGCCCGAGGCCATGGCGGTGCTGGCGCGAGCGGCGGCGGCCGAGGCGGCGCTGGCGGACATGAGCGCCCTGCGGCGCGGGCGTCTGGCGGTGTTCGCCAGCCAGACCATCGCCAGCTACTGGCTGCCGCGGCGGCTGGTGGATTTCCATACGGCCTATCCCGGCGTCGAACTGGCCGTCGAGATCGGCAACACGCGCGAAGCGGCACGGGCGGTGCTGAGCGGCGCCGCCGAGATCGGCCTGGTCGAGGGAGCCGTGGACGAACCGGCTCTGTCTCAAGTTCAGGTGGGGTCGGATCGGCTGGCCGTGCTGGTGACGCCGGACCATCCGTGGACGACGCGACGTCGGCTGGAGGCGAAGGATCTGGCGGGCCAGCCCTGGGTGCTGCGGGAGGTCGGCTCTGGCACGCGATCGACGCTGGAGGCGGCGGTGCGGGACATGGGGGTCGATCCCGCGACCCTGTCGGTGTCGATGACCCTGCCGTCGAACGAAGCCGTGCTGGCGGCTGCCGAGGCGGGGGCAGGAGCCACGGCCCTGTCGGAAAGCGTGGCCTATGCGTCGGTGGCCGCCGGGCGGTTGGTGACGGTGCCCTTCACCCTGCCGGAGCGCCCGTTCCGCCTTTTACGACACCGCGAACGGTATCGCAGCCGGGCCGGCGACGTGTTCGTCGAAGCGATGGGCTAG
- a CDS encoding YeiH family protein, producing the protein MKSAALPAPFHAPTLASVTAFGRTIRPGVMLCLLVTLAAIGLTSIERDVIGHVWLEPLVLAILLGAAVRTAWTPDARFKAGIDFSAKTLLEVAVVLLGASVSAATLSSLGVGFVLGIFALVALAIIVGFGVGRVLGLNPRMALLVACGNAICGNSAIAAVAPVIDADGKEVAASIAFTAVLGVIVVLALPLLGGLIHLNSLQYGALAGLTVYAVPQVLAAAAPFGAVATQTGTVVKLVRVLMLGPVILALSLIFRDRAPGAAKPGLSRLLPWFIIGFLIMIGLRSFDLIPQAALAPMAAASGLLTVVAMAALGLQTDIRAVARAGGRVVAAVILSLGALVVLALALIRLLGL; encoded by the coding sequence ATGAAGTCCGCCGCCCTGCCCGCCCCCTTCCACGCGCCCACTTTGGCGTCGGTGACGGCGTTCGGGCGCACGATCCGGCCGGGCGTCATGCTGTGCCTGCTGGTGACTCTGGCCGCCATCGGTCTGACCAGCATCGAGCGCGACGTGATCGGCCATGTCTGGCTGGAGCCGCTGGTGCTGGCCATCCTCCTGGGCGCCGCCGTCCGCACCGCCTGGACGCCCGATGCGCGGTTCAAGGCCGGGATCGACTTCTCGGCCAAGACCCTGCTGGAGGTCGCGGTGGTTCTGCTCGGCGCCTCGGTCAGCGCCGCCACCCTGTCGTCGCTGGGCGTCGGCTTCGTCCTGGGCATCTTCGCCCTGGTCGCGCTCGCCATCATCGTCGGTTTCGGCGTCGGTCGCGTCTTGGGCCTGAACCCGCGCATGGCCCTGCTGGTCGCCTGCGGCAACGCCATCTGCGGCAACTCGGCCATCGCCGCCGTCGCCCCCGTCATCGACGCCGACGGGAAAGAGGTCGCCGCCTCCATCGCCTTCACCGCGGTGCTGGGCGTGATCGTGGTCCTGGCCCTGCCCCTGCTGGGCGGCCTGATCCATCTGAACAGCCTGCAATATGGCGCCCTGGCCGGTCTGACCGTCTATGCGGTGCCGCAGGTTCTGGCCGCCGCCGCGCCCTTCGGCGCGGTCGCCACGCAAACCGGCACGGTGGTCAAGCTGGTGCGGGTGCTGATGCTCGGTCCCGTCATCCTCGCCCTGTCGCTGATCTTCCGCGACCGCGCGCCCGGCGCCGCAAAGCCCGGTCTGTCGCGCCTGCTCCCGTGGTTCATCATCGGCTTCCTGATCATGATCGGCCTGCGCTCGTTTGACCTGATCCCGCAGGCCGCGCTCGCGCCCATGGCCGCCGCCTCGGGCCTGCTGACCGTCGTCGCCATGGCCGCTTTGGGTCTGCAGACCGACATCCGCGCCGTCGCCCGCGCCGGCGGCCGCGTCGTCGCCGCCGTCATCCTGTCGCTAGGCGCCCTGGTCGTGCTGGCGCTGGCGCTGATCCGGCTGCTGGGGCTCTAG
- the petA gene encoding ubiquinol-cytochrome c reductase iron-sulfur subunit, giving the protein MAESVVHTEDGHSPEGGDPNRRDFIYIAAGAAAVGAGAMIAWPLINQMNPAADTLALASIEFDLTKVQEGQQVVIKWQGKPVFVRYRTPAELQRVIADDHAPDLKQPQTDAERTKPGHEKYLVVIGSCTHLGCVPTFGAGDYGGWFCPCHGSHYDASGRIRKGPAPLNLVVPEYDYLSDTRVKIG; this is encoded by the coding sequence GTGGCCGAATCGGTCGTGCATACGGAAGACGGTCACAGCCCTGAGGGCGGTGATCCCAATCGTCGGGACTTTATCTACATCGCGGCGGGCGCCGCAGCGGTCGGCGCGGGCGCCATGATCGCCTGGCCGCTGATCAACCAGATGAATCCGGCGGCCGATACGCTGGCGCTGGCGTCGATCGAGTTCGACCTGACCAAGGTTCAGGAAGGCCAGCAGGTCGTCATCAAATGGCAGGGCAAGCCGGTGTTCGTGCGTTACCGCACCCCGGCCGAGCTGCAGAGGGTCATCGCGGACGATCACGCTCCGGACCTGAAACAGCCCCAGACCGACGCCGAGCGCACCAAGCCGGGTCACGAGAAATATCTGGTCGTCATCGGTTCGTGCACGCACCTGGGCTGCGTGCCGACCTTCGGCGCGGGCGATTACGGCGGCTGGTTCTGCCCCTGCCACGGCTCGCACTACGACGCCTCCGGCCGCATTCGTAAGGGGCCGGCGCCTCTGAACCTGGTGGTGCCGGAATACGATTATCTGTCCGACACCCGCGTCAAGATCGGCTGA
- a CDS encoding M28 family metallopeptidase produces the protein MRLVSSFAAVLLASAALSACATASNPAAVHTVPTFDAARISQDIKTLSDDSFEGRGIATPAEDKVIRYLSEGYAAAGFEPGGPNGQWTQDVILNRFTQSNVRASLKLGDWTLPMTQGGEVAISTRRPAEHVSLKDAPLVFVGYGINAPERQWNDFKGQDLRGKILVVLVNDADFEEPALNTFGGKAMTYYGRWTYKYEEAAKQGAAGVLIVHETAPASYGWQTVANSWGVPQFDILRQNAAAERVPMEGWIQRDVAVDLFRRAGLDFEALKVQARSRDFQPVALPGASFSTEFDVATNQVTSHNVIARLPGTTHPDETILYTAHWDHIGMGEPDATGDRIFNGAVDNASGTAGLLELARMFGRAPRTERSIVMISFTGEESGLLGSEYYAVNPVYPLAKTVGGFNMDSMNVYGRVTGLGVTGYGQSDFDERLAAAVQPQGRSLVPDYENAAGTYYRSDHFPLAKRGVPMAYAGSRGDFRDEPIAAREAARSEYGAKRYHQAADEWSPDWDYSGMIEDLTVFYDVGRALANGRDWPQWKSGSEFAPVRATTASERR, from the coding sequence ATGCGTCTTGTCTCTTCTTTCGCCGCCGTTCTTCTGGCGAGCGCCGCCTTGTCCGCCTGCGCCACGGCGTCCAATCCCGCTGCGGTTCACACCGTCCCGACTTTCGATGCGGCGCGGATCTCGCAGGACATCAAGACGCTGTCGGACGACAGCTTCGAGGGCAGGGGCATCGCCACCCCGGCCGAGGACAAGGTCATCCGCTATCTGAGCGAAGGCTACGCCGCCGCCGGGTTCGAGCCGGGAGGGCCGAACGGCCAGTGGACCCAGGATGTGATCCTGAACCGCTTCACCCAGTCCAATGTGCGGGCCTCGCTAAAGCTGGGCGACTGGACTCTGCCGATGACGCAAGGGGGCGAGGTCGCCATCTCGACCCGCCGCCCGGCCGAACACGTCAGTCTGAAGGACGCGCCGCTGGTCTTCGTCGGCTACGGCATCAACGCGCCCGAGCGGCAATGGAACGACTTCAAGGGCCAGGACCTGCGAGGCAAGATCCTGGTCGTGCTGGTCAATGACGCCGACTTCGAGGAGCCGGCGCTGAACACCTTCGGCGGCAAGGCCATGACCTATTACGGCCGCTGGACCTACAAATACGAAGAGGCGGCCAAACAGGGGGCGGCGGGCGTGCTGATCGTGCACGAGACGGCGCCGGCGTCTTACGGCTGGCAGACGGTCGCCAACTCCTGGGGCGTGCCGCAGTTCGACATCCTGCGCCAGAATGCGGCGGCCGAACGCGTGCCGATGGAGGGCTGGATCCAGCGTGACGTGGCGGTCGACCTGTTCCGCCGCGCGGGTCTGGATTTCGAGGCGCTGAAGGTCCAGGCGCGCAGCCGCGACTTCCAGCCCGTCGCCTTGCCCGGCGCATCCTTCTCGACCGAGTTCGACGTGGCCACCAATCAGGTCACCAGCCACAATGTCATCGCCCGCCTGCCGGGCACGACCCATCCGGACGAGACGATCCTCTATACGGCCCACTGGGATCACATCGGCATGGGCGAGCCGGATGCGACCGGCGACCGCATCTTCAACGGGGCGGTGGACAACGCCTCGGGCACAGCGGGTCTGCTGGAGCTGGCGCGCATGTTCGGTCGCGCGCCGCGCACCGAACGCTCGATTGTGATGATCAGCTTCACCGGCGAGGAAAGCGGCCTGCTGGGCTCGGAATACTATGCGGTGAACCCGGTCTATCCGCTGGCCAAGACGGTGGGCGGGTTCAACATGGACTCCATGAACGTCTATGGCCGCGTTACGGGGCTGGGCGTCACCGGATATGGCCAGTCGGACTTCGACGAACGTCTGGCGGCGGCGGTCCAGCCGCAAGGGCGATCGCTGGTCCCGGATTACGAGAATGCGGCCGGCACCTATTACCGTTCGGACCACTTCCCGCTGGCCAAGCGTGGCGTGCCGATGGCCTATGCCGGCAGCCGGGGCGATTTCCGCGACGAACCGATCGCCGCGCGCGAGGCGGCGCGGTCGGAATACGGCGCCAAACGCTATCACCAGGCGGCGGATGAGTGGTCGCCCGACTGGGACTACAGCGGCATGATCGAGGATCTGACCGTCTTCTACGATGTCGGTCGCGCCTTGGCGAACGGTCGCGACTGGCCGCAGTGGAAGTCGGGTTCGGAGTTCGCGCCGGTGCGCGCGACGACAGCGTCCGAACGTCGCTAG
- a CDS encoding type 1 glutamine amidotransferase — translation MTRIAILETGHPPEHLKDDFDDYPARFRALLGEGVPTTRFDVQSGHLPEDPSVFQGAIVTGSAAGVYDDLPWIPQLIDWLKAARGRTRLVGICFGHQALAHAFGGVVEKSHKGWGVGLHRYDVREDATWMHPRARTIAIPVSHQDQVVAVSDDARVIASSGFTPYAGLAWGDDAISFQCHPEFQPDYAAALIEGRRGARIPHDLADQAIDSLKRPNDRAVLTAWIRAFLLLTPPPVEDYGSGI, via the coding sequence ATGACGCGCATCGCCATTCTGGAAACCGGACACCCGCCGGAGCATCTGAAGGACGATTTCGACGACTATCCGGCGCGGTTTCGGGCCCTGCTGGGCGAGGGCGTGCCGACGACGCGGTTTGACGTGCAGTCGGGGCATCTGCCCGAGGATCCTTCCGTCTTTCAGGGAGCCATCGTCACGGGGTCGGCGGCGGGGGTCTATGACGACCTGCCGTGGATCCCGCAGCTGATCGACTGGCTGAAGGCGGCGCGGGGGCGGACGCGGCTGGTCGGCATCTGTTTCGGGCATCAGGCGCTGGCCCATGCGTTCGGCGGGGTGGTCGAGAAGTCCCACAAGGGCTGGGGTGTCGGGCTGCACCGCTATGACGTGCGCGAGGATGCGACGTGGATGCATCCGCGCGCGCGGACGATCGCCATTCCCGTGTCACATCAGGATCAGGTGGTCGCGGTTTCGGACGATGCGCGGGTGATCGCCTCCAGCGGCTTTACGCCCTACGCCGGTCTGGCCTGGGGCGACGATGCGATCTCGTTTCAGTGTCACCCGGAGTTTCAGCCGGACTATGCGGCGGCCCTGATCGAGGGACGGCGCGGGGCGCGCATTCCGCATGATCTCGCGGATCAGGCGATCGACAGTCTGAAGCGACCCAATGACCGGGCGGTGCTGACCGCCTGGATCCGCGCCTTCCTGCTGCTGACGCCGCCGCCGGTCGAGGATTACGGCAGCGGGATCTAG
- a CDS encoding tRNA (cytidine(34)-2'-O)-methyltransferase produces the protein MRLALFQPDIPQNVGACIRLSACFGVDLHVIEPTGFRFDDRAMKRAALDYGPLSHMTRHADWEAFQADRPAGRLVLFTTKGATPLPDFLFQPDDTLLFGKESAGAPDYVHAAADARVVVPLRPGARSLNLSVTAGIALWEGLRQTGGVGQF, from the coding sequence ATGCGTCTCGCCCTTTTTCAACCGGACATTCCTCAGAACGTCGGAGCCTGCATCCGATTGTCGGCCTGTTTCGGCGTCGATCTGCATGTGATCGAGCCGACGGGCTTCCGTTTCGACGACCGCGCCATGAAACGCGCGGCCCTCGACTACGGCCCGCTGTCCCACATGACCCGCCACGCCGATTGGGAGGCCTTCCAGGCGGATCGTCCGGCCGGGCGGCTGGTGCTGTTCACGACCAAGGGCGCCACGCCCCTGCCCGATTTCCTCTTCCAGCCTGACGACACCCTGCTGTTCGGCAAGGAAAGCGCCGGCGCCCCCGACTATGTCCACGCCGCCGCCGATGCGCGCGTCGTCGTGCCGCTGAGGCCCGGCGCCCGCTCGCTGAATCTGTCGGTCACCGCCGGAATCGCCCTGTGGGAGGGCCTGCGCCAGACGGGCGGGGTCGGTCAGTTCTGA
- the rlmJ gene encoding 23S rRNA (adenine(2030)-N(6))-methyltransferase RlmJ — translation MNYRHSFHAGNFADLVKHALVLWLVKARQAAGPLTVFDTHAGAGLYDLSGDGARSKEAEAGVARLMSAEERTPLMDALAGEVAALNPEGGSRFYPGSPLLIADALTPGGRYVGYELNPPVRAMLAEALAGRANADAREGDGYAAVVAEAAKVRGPLVLIDPPFEKPDDYVRSAETAISVVRRDPTATAAIWAPLKDLETFDGFIRRLQGKAGPTLVAEARLRPLNNPMKMNGCAMVVVNPPAGAEAAATEICGWVAGALGEAGGRAEVWTF, via the coding sequence ATGAACTATCGCCACAGCTTTCACGCCGGAAACTTCGCCGACCTGGTCAAGCACGCCCTGGTGCTGTGGCTGGTGAAGGCGCGGCAGGCGGCGGGGCCGCTGACGGTCTTCGACACCCATGCGGGAGCGGGGCTGTACGATCTGTCGGGCGACGGCGCGCGGTCCAAGGAGGCCGAGGCCGGCGTGGCGCGGCTGATGTCCGCGGAGGAGCGGACGCCGCTGATGGACGCGCTGGCAGGCGAGGTCGCGGCGCTGAATCCTGAGGGCGGGTCGCGGTTCTATCCGGGGTCGCCGTTGCTGATCGCGGACGCGCTGACGCCCGGCGGTCGTTATGTCGGGTACGAGCTGAACCCGCCGGTGCGGGCCATGCTGGCCGAGGCGCTGGCGGGGCGCGCGAACGCCGACGCGCGCGAGGGCGACGGCTATGCGGCCGTGGTCGCGGAGGCGGCGAAGGTGCGCGGGCCGCTAGTGCTGATCGACCCGCCTTTCGAAAAGCCTGACGACTATGTGCGGTCTGCCGAGACCGCGATTTCGGTGGTGAGGCGCGATCCGACGGCGACGGCAGCGATCTGGGCCCCGCTGAAGGATCTGGAGACCTTCGACGGCTTCATCCGGCGGCTGCAGGGCAAGGCCGGGCCGACCCTGGTCGCCGAGGCGCGGCTGAGGCCGCTGAACAATCCGATGAAGATGAACGGCTGCGCCATGGTGGTGGTCAATCCGCCGGCAGGCGCGGAAGCGGCCGCGACCGAGATCTGCGGCTGGGTCGCGGGTGCGCTCGGCGAAGCGGGCGGACGGGCCGAGGTCTGGACCTTCTGA
- a CDS encoding cytochrome c1, with protein sequence MKTVSFKTIIASAAVALGLLSAAAPAMASGAAAHPRSGGFSFEGPFGTYDQGQLQRGYKVYHEVCSACHSMNLMHYRNLGDRHGPFWNPKYPNPNDNPVVKALAKEVQVGDIDSETGEPIQRDATPADKFRAPYPNATAAAAGNGGAAPPDLSVMAKARHDGANYIYSLLSGYKAAPAGLQIRDGQHYNPYMAGDLTPFWTGDHKHVPPGGFIAMPPPLKDGLVTYDDGSPQTVDQYAKDVAAFIAWTSEPKMVERKQAGLGVMIYLLLFAGITYVAYRRIWKGVAH encoded by the coding sequence ATGAAGACCGTGTCGTTCAAGACGATCATCGCCTCGGCCGCCGTCGCGCTGGGTCTGTTGAGCGCGGCCGCTCCCGCCATGGCGTCGGGCGCCGCCGCCCACCCGCGCTCGGGCGGGTTCAGCTTCGAGGGGCCTTTCGGCACCTATGACCAGGGCCAGCTGCAACGCGGCTACAAGGTCTATCATGAGGTCTGCTCGGCCTGTCACAGCATGAACCTGATGCACTATCGGAACCTGGGCGACCGTCATGGGCCGTTTTGGAATCCGAAGTATCCGAACCCGAACGACAACCCGGTCGTGAAGGCTCTGGCCAAGGAAGTGCAGGTTGGCGACATCGACAGCGAGACCGGCGAGCCGATCCAGCGCGACGCCACGCCGGCCGACAAGTTCCGCGCCCCCTATCCGAACGCCACGGCGGCTGCGGCGGGCAACGGCGGCGCAGCCCCGCCCGACCTTTCGGTCATGGCCAAGGCCCGCCACGACGGCGCGAACTATATCTATTCGCTGCTGTCGGGCTACAAGGCGGCTCCGGCCGGTCTGCAGATCCGCGACGGGCAGCACTACAATCCCTATATGGCCGGGGACCTGACGCCGTTCTGGACCGGCGATCACAAGCACGTTCCGCCGGGCGGCTTCATCGCCATGCCGCCGCCCCTCAAGGACGGGCTGGTCACCTATGACGACGGTTCGCCGCAAACGGTGGATCAGTACGCCAAGGACGTCGCGGCCTTCATCGCTTGGACGTCCGAGCCGAAGATGGTCGAGCGCAAACAGGCCGGTTTGGGCGTGATGATCTATCTGCTGCTGTTCGCCGGCATCACCTATGTCGCCTACCGCCGCATCTGGAAGGGCGTCGCCCACTAA